In the Quercus lobata isolate SW786 chromosome 5, ValleyOak3.0 Primary Assembly, whole genome shotgun sequence genome, one interval contains:
- the LOC115992817 gene encoding putative receptor-like protein kinase At4g00960 → MALISSPLLFFLSTVFVLISQANAQSSVSHFCLYDQGNYSTRSLYEANLDQTLSDLVFSTNETNIKDGFYPYSYGLVSDRVYAIGLCRGDIKEDLCRNCLNDSRIALKQLCPNQKEAIVWYDNCMLRYSNRPLLCILENQPAFSQWNNSTQNVSNVDGYSKVIKNLLDGMISEAASGNSYKCATRTLVAPDSSNTTIYAHAQCTPDLVETDCIACLKNISGQIPQCCLGKEGGRYYTPSCNFRYGTNAFFDLTADASSPEGKQRSTTRTVIIIIVPTVIITMIIVISICIILKVRMPRDKVETYDISSSSSYEAGDEIASVESLQIDFSTIRDATDNFSDAFKLGKGGFGTVYKGKLSNGREIAVKRLSKMSRQGDLQFKNEVMLVAKLQHRNLVRLLGFCLEGDERLLIYEFVPNRSLDRYIFDPMKRAHLDWERRYKIIKGIARGLLYLHEDSRLRIIHRDLKAGNILLDAEMNPKVSDFGMARMFVLDQTEGNTNRIVGTYGYMAPEYAMFGQFSVKSDVFSFGVLMLEILTGQKITRFHNEENNEYLLSYAWKVWREGTASNIIDPMLKDCPITETMRCINIGLLCVQENVAERPDMTSVVFMLSGNCNTLPVPTQPANFMLSNDISTTLIQQDNSSSGTKYEVSITELYPR, encoded by the exons ATGGCTTTGATTTCATCACCactactttttttcctttctacaGTGTTCGTGCTCATTTCTCAAGCTAATGCACAGTCAAGCGTCTCCCACTTCTGTTTATACGATCAGGGTAATTACAGCACTAGAAGCCTCTACGAGGCAAACCTCGATCAAACCCTCTCAGACTTGGTCTTCTCCACCAACGAAACCAATATTAAAGATGGCTTTTACCCTTACTCTTACGGCCTAGTCTCTGACAGAGTTTATGCCATTGGACTCTGTAGAGGAGATATTAAGGAAGACCTCTGCCGTAATTGTCTCAATGACTCAAGAATTGCTCTCAAACAGCTTTGTCCCAATCAGAAAGAAGCAATAGTATGGTACGACAATTGCATGTTAAGGTACTCCAATCGACCTTTATTATGTATCCTGGAAAATCAACCTGCTTTCTCGCAATGGAACAACAGTACTCAGAATGTATCGAATGTAGATGGGTACAGCAAGGTGATAAAGAACTTGTTAGATGGGATGATAAGTGAAGCTGCCTCAGGTAATTCTTACAAGTGTGCTACAAGAACCTTAGTCGCACCAGACTCATCCAACACCACAATATATGCCCATGCGCAATGCACTCCCGATTTGGTTGAGACGGATTGCATTGCATGCTTGAAAAATATTTCTGGACAAATTCCACAATGCTGTCTTGGAAAGGAAGGTGGGAGATATTACACACCCAGCTGTAATTTTAGGTATGGTACCAACGCTTTCTTTGACCTCACAGCCGATGCATCATCACCGGAAG GAAAGCAGAGAAGTACAACTCGAACTGTCATCATCATTATTGTTCCGACGGTTATAATTACTATGATAATTGTCATAAGTATTTGCATCATTTTGAAAGTGAGGATGCCAAGGGATAAAGTTGAAA CGTACGATATATCGTCTTCTTCCTCTTATGAAGCTGGGGATGAAATAGCAAGTGTGGAATCCTTACAAATTGATTTCAGCACAATCAGAGATGCCACAGACAACTTTTCCGACGCATTCAAACTTGGGAAAGGTGGATTTGGGACAGTTTATAAG GGTAAGCTTTCCAATGGACGAGAGATAGCTGTGAAAAGGCTATCAAAGATGTCTAGACAAGGAGATCTACAATTTAAAAATGAGGTCATGTTAGTGGCAAAACTCCAACATCGAAATTTAGTTAGGCTCCTTGGATTCTGCTTAGAAGGAGATGAAAGGCTTCTTATCTACGAGTTTGTGCCTAATAGAAGCTTGGATCGCTACATATTTG ATCCAATGAAGCGTGCACATTTAGATTGGGAAAGACGCTACAAAATCATAAAAGGCATTGCTCGAGGACTTCTATACCTTCATGAAGATTCTCGACTTCGAATTATCCATCGTGACCTCAAAGCTGGCAACATTCTATTAGATGCAGAAATGAACCCTAAAGTTTCAGACTTTGGCATGGCAAGGATGTTTGTATTGGATCAAACTGAAGGCAATACAAATAGAATTGTGGGGACCTA TGGATATATGGCTCCAGAGTATGCAATGTTTGGACAGTTTTCAGTCAAATCAGACGTTTTTAGTTTTGGTGTGCTAATGTTAGAGATTTTGACTGGCCAGAAAATTACTCGTTTTCATAACGAAGAAAACAATGAATACCTTCTAAGCTAT GCATGGAAAGTTTGGAGGGAGGGTACAGCTTCAAATATCATAGATCCCATGTTAAAAGACTGTCCAATAACTGAAACGATGAGATGTATCAACATTGGACTGTTATGTGTTCAAGAAAATGTAGCTGAAAGACCAGACATGACTTCAGTTGTTTTCATGCTTAGTGGCAATTGTAATACTCTTCCTGTACCTACACAGCCAGCAAATTTTATGCTCAGCAATGATATATCAACCACTTTAATACAACAGGACAACAGTTCCAGCGGAACCAAGTACGAGGTTTCAATAACTGAATTATATCCTaggtaa